CTTCGCACATCTCTCACAAAAACCAATCAGAAATCCACCAGCGTAAATAAAAAGATGGGATTATAGGCCAAAAAATGTTGTTTATAATCGGGGTTTGGCCTTGCGGGAGTAGCGTTTCGTCCTGTTTTTTTCTCCTTGAAAAAGCCGGGGTACTGCTGGGTTGATTCTTGGACCATGGAAATGAAATCAAGGCAGGCTAAACGGCACCTCTCAATGCCTGTGAAACCGCTTAAAAAGTGCCTCCCTCCTCTTTCGGCCATCATAATAAAGATACTGTGACAACCACGGTTTGGAACTATAGACTCAAAATATCAATCCTGAAACAACACTTTTTGGCCTATACCCCAAAAAATGCGAATCATAAGTAAGATTCATTCCCATTAAACAGAGCAAATGAATAAGGCCACGGTTAAAAACCATGGCCTCAATATCGAGCGAAACATCTGCTCACTTAAAACGCAAAACTACAAAATCAACGCTCCTCGTCGATGTCGTCTCCCTCATCTTCATCTACATCATCTGAATCATCGTGATCATCAACAGGCTCACGATCGTCGTCAGAATCTGGAACATCCTCTTCCAGCTCATCCACATCGATGATTGTTTCACGTGAAACATTCTCGGGATCGTCATCGTCAAGCTCCTCATCATCCAAATCCTCATCAGAAGAACGAGGCTTCAGATAAATAGTGACATAACGATGGGGTTCCTCACCATGTGAACGTGATTTAAGCCCTTCCTCACGAACGAGGTCATGGACAACCTTGCGCTCGAAGGAATTCATCGGATCGAGATTGGCCGGCTCACCGGTCTCGCGCACCTCATCGATCACATCAAGTGCTAAATCACGCAGATGCTGGCGACGCTTCTTCAGGTAGCCGTCAACGTCAAGAATCAGTCGAGACCGGTCGCCCGTCTTCTGCTGAACGGCCAGACGCGTCAGCAATTGTAATGCATCAACGACTTCGCCTTTATGCCCGATGAGGTTCTTAATGTCCTCATCGTCATCAGCAACAATCTGTACGGTCGGACGTCCGTTGCGCACGCCCATCTCGATATCGCCCTCGTAATCCGCGATATCCAGCAGCCCTTCAAGATAGTC
The window above is part of the Bifidobacterium sp. ESL0732 genome. Proteins encoded here:
- a CDS encoding R3H domain-containing nucleic acid-binding protein encodes the protein MSRDEEKTVEQLNDEADIAADYLEGLLDIADYEGDIEMGVRNGRPTVQIVADDDEDIKNLIGHKGEVVDALQLLTRLAVQQKTGDRSRLILDVDGYLKKRRQHLRDLALDVIDEVRETGEPANLDPMNSFERKVVHDLVREEGLKSRSHGEEPHRYVTIYLKPRSSDEDLDDEELDDDDPENVSRETIIDVDELEEDVPDSDDDREPVDDHDDSDDVDEDEGDDIDEER